One genomic window of Vicia villosa cultivar HV-30 ecotype Madison, WI unplaced genomic scaffold, Vvil1.0 ctg.003501F_1_1, whole genome shotgun sequence includes the following:
- the LOC131641079 gene encoding protein ENHANCED DISEASE RESISTANCE 2-like isoform X1, with amino-acid sequence MGTPKKEGKMEGWLYLFRSSRFGQHYSRKRYFILKDNVLTSFNIKPSSQMEEPIRSAMIDSFIRVTDNGRESINKNVFFIFTIYNASNQKDKLKLGASSSEEAAKWIRSFQEAAVKENPNTAKNFVACHKRGRSSLRYGGTKSIDWKYSNLSFQSCAYSEVMTTDVIAPSPWKIFGCQNGLRMFKEAKCWDSHGRQRRGDHPAIMAVGVVDGTSEAIFNTLMSLDPSRTEWDFCINRGSVVDHLDGHTDIIYLQLYNDWLPWGMKPRDLLLRRYWRREDDGTYVLLYHSVCHSKCAPKKGYVRASLKTGGGFVVTPVNKGTQSVVRHMLAIDWRLWKLDLRPSSARSITIRMLERVAALRELYRTKAGTYSSESLVMTKDIGLPITVKEDVKIKVLEENNKPVDEFVEMQDEVDDKEIRGRTSLMGLNDSDEFFDVPESTEYDHFDNQWHPDLCSEQLGVPQPRLSSAAGLVKKLHDLAIQKKGYIDLQEAAREENASCSYGSTLQKDPKCTLPCTWADSDPSLFLVRGETYLQDHTKVKATNTLMQLVGADWLRCDRREDDLSSRPGSIVQKYAANGGPEFFFVINIQMPGSPLYNIAVYYMMKTPLEDNPLLKSFVEGDDTYRNSRFKLIPYISKGSWIVKQSVGKKACLIGQALEINYIRGKNYLELDIDVGSSTVARGVASLVLGYLNNLVVEIAFLIQGNTPDELPEVLIGTCRLNHMDATKAIAVNT; translated from the exons ATGGGTACTCCTAAGAAGGAGGGAAAAATGGAAGGGTGGCTTTATCTATTTCGTTCTAGTCGGTTTGGTCAGCATTACTCACGTAAACGATACTTCATTCTCAAAGATAATGTTCTCACAAGTTTCAACATCAAACCCTCCTCACAAATGGAG GAGCCAATTAGAAGTGCGATGATAGACTCGTTCATTCGGGTTACTGACAATGGAAGGGAGAGTATCAACAAAAAT GTGTTCTTTATTTTCACTATATATAATGCTTCAAATCAAAAGGATAAGCTTAAG TTGGGAGCAAGTAGTTCAGAAGAGGCTGCGAAATGGATACGTTCTTTTCAGGAAGCTGCTGTGAAG GAGAATCCGAATACGGCTAAGAATTTTGTGGCTTGTCACAAGAGAGGGCGCTCATCTTTGAG ATATGGAGGAACAAAAAGCATAGATTGGAAATACTCTAATTTGAGTTTTCAATCATGTGCATACTCTGAAGTTATGACCACTGACGTTATTGCGCCTTCTCCGTGGAAGATTTTtggctgtcaaaatg GGCTAAGGATGTTCAAAGAAGCCAAATGTTGGGATTCACACGGAAGG CAACGGAGAGGTGATCACCCTGCAATAATGGCAGTTGGCGTGGTTGATGGAACTTCAGAGGCCATTTTTAATACTCTAATGTCTCTTGATCCCTCAAGAACCGA ATGGGACTTTTGTATAAACCGAGGAAGTGTGGTCGATCACCTAGATGGTCATACAGATATCATTTACCTGCAATTGTACAATGATTGGCTACCTTG GGGTATGAAACCAAGAGATTTATTGCTACGAAGATACTGGAGAAGAGAGGACGATGGCACATACG TATTATTATATCATTCCGTGTGTCATTCCAAGTGCGCACCCAAGAAAGGCTACGTTCGAGCTTCGCTTAAAA CAGGTGGAGGATTTGTGGTGACTCCTGTTAACAAAGGAACTCAATCAGTTGTAAGACATATGCTTGCTATTGACTGGAGATTATGGAAACTAGATTTACGACCTTCATCTGCTAGATCCATAACCATTCGTATGCTTGAGAGAGTTGCAG CACTAAGAGAATTGTATCGAACCAAAGCAGGAACCTACTCATCTGAGTCTCTTGTAATGACAAAAGATATCGGGTTGCCAATTACCGTAAAGGAGGATGTTAAGATTAAAGTTCTAGAAGAGAATAATAAGCCGGTTGATGAATTTGTGGAAATGCAAGATGAAGTGGACGACAAAGAAATTCGCGGCCGTACCAGTTTAATGGGATTGAATGATTCTGATGAGTTCTTTGATGTTCCTGAATCAACCGAATATGATCACTTTGATAATCAATGGCACCCGGACTTGTGTTCAGAGCAACTCGGCGTGCCCCAACCCAGACTATCATCAGCTGCTGGTTTGGTCAAAAAGTTACATGATCTTGCAA TTCAAAAGAAGGGTTACATTGACTTGCAAGAGGCAGCTAGGGAGGAAAATGCATCATGCTCTTATGGATCCACTCTTCAAAAAGATCCAAAATGTACTTTACCTTGCACTTGGGCCGATTCTGATCCGTCTTTGTTTTTGGTTCGAGGCGAAACTTATTTACAAGACCATACAAAGGTCAAGGCAACCAACACCTTGATGCAATTGGTTGGTGCAGATTGGCTCCGGTGTGACAGACGAGAAGATGATTTGAGTAGTCGTCCCGGTTCCATAGTCCAG AAATATGCAGCAAATGGTGGTCCAGAATTCTTTTTTGTTATCAACATACAA ATGCCGGGAAGTCCCTTGTATAACATTGCAGTCTATTACATGATGAAAACTCCTTTAGAAGACAATCCTTTACTGAAAAGCTTTGTTGAAGGAGATGATACTTACAGAAACTCGAGATTTAAGCTCATACCATATATTTCTAAG GGATCATGGATAGTCAAGCAAAGTGTTGGAAAGAAAGCATGTTTGATTGGACAAGCGTTAGAAATAAATTACATTCGTGGCAAGAACTATCTCGAG CTTGACATCGACGTTGGATCTTCGACGGTTGCACGAGGAGTGGCAAGCCTAGTTCTTGGATACCTGAACAATTTGGTGGTAGAAATTGCATTTTTGATACAG GGTAACACACCGGACGAGCTTCCTGAAGTCCTCATCGGAACATGTCGACTCAATCATATGGATGCAACCAAAGCAATTGCAGTGAATACTTAA
- the LOC131641079 gene encoding protein ENHANCED DISEASE RESISTANCE 2-like isoform X2, translating into MGTPKKEGKMEGWLYLFRSSRFGQHYSRKRYFILKDNVLTSFNIKPSSQMEEPIRSAMIDSFIRVTDNGRESINKNVFFIFTIYNASNQKDKLKLGASSSEEAAKWIRSFQEAAVKENPNTAKNFVACHKRGRSSLRYGGTKSIDWKYSNLSFQSCAYSEVMTTDVIAPSPWKIFGCQNGLRMFKEAKCWDSHGRQRRGDHPAIMAVGVVDGTSEAIFNTLMSLDPSRTEWDFCINRGSVVDHLDGHTDIIYLQLYNDWLPWGMKPRDLLLRRYWRREDDGTYVLLYHSVCHSKCAPKKGYVRASLKSGGFVVTPVNKGTQSVVRHMLAIDWRLWKLDLRPSSARSITIRMLERVAALRELYRTKAGTYSSESLVMTKDIGLPITVKEDVKIKVLEENNKPVDEFVEMQDEVDDKEIRGRTSLMGLNDSDEFFDVPESTEYDHFDNQWHPDLCSEQLGVPQPRLSSAAGLVKKLHDLAIQKKGYIDLQEAAREENASCSYGSTLQKDPKCTLPCTWADSDPSLFLVRGETYLQDHTKVKATNTLMQLVGADWLRCDRREDDLSSRPGSIVQKYAANGGPEFFFVINIQMPGSPLYNIAVYYMMKTPLEDNPLLKSFVEGDDTYRNSRFKLIPYISKGSWIVKQSVGKKACLIGQALEINYIRGKNYLELDIDVGSSTVARGVASLVLGYLNNLVVEIAFLIQGNTPDELPEVLIGTCRLNHMDATKAIAVNT; encoded by the exons ATGGGTACTCCTAAGAAGGAGGGAAAAATGGAAGGGTGGCTTTATCTATTTCGTTCTAGTCGGTTTGGTCAGCATTACTCACGTAAACGATACTTCATTCTCAAAGATAATGTTCTCACAAGTTTCAACATCAAACCCTCCTCACAAATGGAG GAGCCAATTAGAAGTGCGATGATAGACTCGTTCATTCGGGTTACTGACAATGGAAGGGAGAGTATCAACAAAAAT GTGTTCTTTATTTTCACTATATATAATGCTTCAAATCAAAAGGATAAGCTTAAG TTGGGAGCAAGTAGTTCAGAAGAGGCTGCGAAATGGATACGTTCTTTTCAGGAAGCTGCTGTGAAG GAGAATCCGAATACGGCTAAGAATTTTGTGGCTTGTCACAAGAGAGGGCGCTCATCTTTGAG ATATGGAGGAACAAAAAGCATAGATTGGAAATACTCTAATTTGAGTTTTCAATCATGTGCATACTCTGAAGTTATGACCACTGACGTTATTGCGCCTTCTCCGTGGAAGATTTTtggctgtcaaaatg GGCTAAGGATGTTCAAAGAAGCCAAATGTTGGGATTCACACGGAAGG CAACGGAGAGGTGATCACCCTGCAATAATGGCAGTTGGCGTGGTTGATGGAACTTCAGAGGCCATTTTTAATACTCTAATGTCTCTTGATCCCTCAAGAACCGA ATGGGACTTTTGTATAAACCGAGGAAGTGTGGTCGATCACCTAGATGGTCATACAGATATCATTTACCTGCAATTGTACAATGATTGGCTACCTTG GGGTATGAAACCAAGAGATTTATTGCTACGAAGATACTGGAGAAGAGAGGACGATGGCACATACG TATTATTATATCATTCCGTGTGTCATTCCAAGTGCGCACCCAAGAAAGGCTACGTTCGAGCTTCGCTTAAAA GTGGAGGATTTGTGGTGACTCCTGTTAACAAAGGAACTCAATCAGTTGTAAGACATATGCTTGCTATTGACTGGAGATTATGGAAACTAGATTTACGACCTTCATCTGCTAGATCCATAACCATTCGTATGCTTGAGAGAGTTGCAG CACTAAGAGAATTGTATCGAACCAAAGCAGGAACCTACTCATCTGAGTCTCTTGTAATGACAAAAGATATCGGGTTGCCAATTACCGTAAAGGAGGATGTTAAGATTAAAGTTCTAGAAGAGAATAATAAGCCGGTTGATGAATTTGTGGAAATGCAAGATGAAGTGGACGACAAAGAAATTCGCGGCCGTACCAGTTTAATGGGATTGAATGATTCTGATGAGTTCTTTGATGTTCCTGAATCAACCGAATATGATCACTTTGATAATCAATGGCACCCGGACTTGTGTTCAGAGCAACTCGGCGTGCCCCAACCCAGACTATCATCAGCTGCTGGTTTGGTCAAAAAGTTACATGATCTTGCAA TTCAAAAGAAGGGTTACATTGACTTGCAAGAGGCAGCTAGGGAGGAAAATGCATCATGCTCTTATGGATCCACTCTTCAAAAAGATCCAAAATGTACTTTACCTTGCACTTGGGCCGATTCTGATCCGTCTTTGTTTTTGGTTCGAGGCGAAACTTATTTACAAGACCATACAAAGGTCAAGGCAACCAACACCTTGATGCAATTGGTTGGTGCAGATTGGCTCCGGTGTGACAGACGAGAAGATGATTTGAGTAGTCGTCCCGGTTCCATAGTCCAG AAATATGCAGCAAATGGTGGTCCAGAATTCTTTTTTGTTATCAACATACAA ATGCCGGGAAGTCCCTTGTATAACATTGCAGTCTATTACATGATGAAAACTCCTTTAGAAGACAATCCTTTACTGAAAAGCTTTGTTGAAGGAGATGATACTTACAGAAACTCGAGATTTAAGCTCATACCATATATTTCTAAG GGATCATGGATAGTCAAGCAAAGTGTTGGAAAGAAAGCATGTTTGATTGGACAAGCGTTAGAAATAAATTACATTCGTGGCAAGAACTATCTCGAG CTTGACATCGACGTTGGATCTTCGACGGTTGCACGAGGAGTGGCAAGCCTAGTTCTTGGATACCTGAACAATTTGGTGGTAGAAATTGCATTTTTGATACAG GGTAACACACCGGACGAGCTTCCTGAAGTCCTCATCGGAACATGTCGACTCAATCATATGGATGCAACCAAAGCAATTGCAGTGAATACTTAA